A part of Pelagicoccus enzymogenes genomic DNA contains:
- a CDS encoding tetratricopeptide repeat protein, translated as MNLKTLATLLLASLGFLFLAGCGGSADVASLIQKADEQIEAGKLAEAEILLKNALREEPKNPQALALVGEVYKQQGRLRDAYQVLTAVKQLNPGDASTLASLASIELAAGLREEALADARKALELDPSHPEAPILVAELASDPASAAQTTQWLESLPATPSLHAAIGSLYLKTGNLAAASERFEQAIEADPNSYMGYTGRFQILLAQQKQEEAAAAFAKAAEVAPPRSGIRIRYAQYLQQTEGDEASMAALDEILEAAPDYLPALSQAAELAAKMEQDEVSKKLVDRALKLDPIDPTALRVKGTLLVLDEKIDEAISQLEKTLELYPEDVKANYQIALAYLAKRDLGKAKSRLARVVQRVPGHLEANALLSTIQVQEEDYSGAIITLEKFLEASPNSMQGYLLLAEVYNRKGDSEAAVAIYKQLEAAQPENPQIDYLSGLSYLRGQNRSGARSAFESALSTNPLHLQSVEQLTALDMGERNFDAALERINQTIAASPDTSVLYTIRAQIQQSKGDIPAAKASFEKSIELDGNNRTARTLYARLLRSEGDNDGALKQSQAILESNPNDIGAMTTIASIYETSDRYEEAVKLYEKMLTVNANYLPALNNLAYLYSTKFDKAEQAFELAQKAREQSPTSPYTADTLGWIVYHRGDYPWALSLLQDSYNKLSDNAEVAYHLGSARYQLGHRDAAVRLLTQASSDASNFTGKDTAEELLGILKIDTDTYSASAVKTLESKIAADKKDAQALASLATLQLRNGNTAQAREGFNQALKLSPDNAFAKVGLAEILSEDPANAARIYTMASEAKQYRAEETRALALQGISLSQQGKPDAAKTLLRGIELEKLPASLKERVAGLLGN; from the coding sequence ATGAATCTAAAAACCCTTGCCACCTTACTCCTTGCCTCCCTCGGCTTCCTCTTCCTCGCCGGCTGCGGCGGCTCCGCGGACGTCGCCAGCCTGATCCAAAAGGCCGACGAGCAAATCGAAGCGGGCAAGCTCGCCGAAGCGGAGATCCTGCTCAAGAACGCCTTGCGGGAAGAGCCAAAGAATCCGCAAGCCCTTGCCTTGGTGGGCGAAGTCTACAAACAGCAAGGCCGCCTGCGCGACGCCTACCAGGTGCTCACCGCCGTCAAGCAACTCAACCCCGGCGACGCCTCTACCCTCGCCTCCCTCGCCAGCATCGAGCTGGCCGCCGGCCTGCGCGAGGAAGCCCTCGCCGACGCCCGCAAGGCCCTCGAGCTAGACCCCAGCCATCCGGAGGCGCCCATCCTGGTCGCCGAACTGGCAAGCGACCCGGCCAGCGCAGCCCAGACTACCCAATGGCTGGAGTCCCTGCCTGCCACCCCTTCCCTGCATGCCGCGATTGGTTCCCTCTACCTCAAAACGGGCAATCTGGCAGCCGCTAGCGAGCGCTTCGAGCAAGCGATCGAAGCCGATCCCAATTCCTATATGGGCTACACCGGCCGTTTCCAAATTTTGCTGGCCCAGCAAAAGCAGGAAGAAGCGGCAGCCGCCTTCGCCAAAGCGGCGGAAGTCGCTCCACCCCGCTCTGGCATTCGTATCCGCTACGCCCAGTATCTGCAGCAGACCGAGGGCGACGAGGCTTCCATGGCAGCTCTCGACGAGATCCTCGAAGCGGCGCCCGACTACCTGCCGGCGCTCTCCCAAGCCGCCGAACTGGCTGCCAAGATGGAGCAAGACGAAGTATCCAAGAAACTCGTCGACCGGGCCCTCAAGCTCGATCCCATCGATCCTACGGCTCTCCGCGTGAAAGGGACCCTGCTCGTTCTCGACGAGAAGATCGACGAGGCGATCAGCCAACTCGAGAAAACCCTCGAGCTCTACCCCGAAGACGTAAAGGCCAACTATCAGATCGCCCTCGCCTACCTGGCAAAGCGCGACCTTGGCAAAGCCAAGTCCCGCCTCGCCCGCGTGGTGCAAAGAGTCCCCGGCCACCTGGAGGCAAACGCCCTGCTCTCCACCATCCAAGTGCAAGAGGAGGACTACAGCGGAGCGATCATTACCCTAGAAAAATTTCTCGAAGCCAGCCCCAACTCCATGCAGGGCTACCTCCTGCTGGCTGAAGTCTACAACCGCAAGGGCGACAGCGAAGCGGCCGTGGCCATCTACAAGCAGCTGGAAGCGGCTCAACCGGAAAACCCGCAAATCGACTACCTCTCCGGGCTTTCCTACCTGCGCGGCCAGAACCGCAGCGGGGCCCGTTCTGCCTTCGAGTCCGCCTTGTCCACCAATCCGCTGCACCTGCAGTCCGTGGAACAGCTGACCGCCCTGGACATGGGCGAGCGCAATTTCGACGCGGCCCTCGAGCGCATCAACCAAACGATCGCAGCTTCCCCCGATACCAGCGTGCTCTACACCATTCGGGCCCAAATCCAGCAGTCCAAGGGCGACATCCCTGCGGCCAAGGCCTCCTTCGAAAAGTCAATCGAGCTCGATGGCAACAACCGTACCGCACGCACGCTCTACGCCCGCCTCCTGCGTTCCGAGGGCGACAACGACGGAGCCCTGAAACAGTCCCAAGCCATTCTCGAGAGCAACCCCAACGACATCGGGGCCATGACCACCATCGCCTCGATCTACGAAACGTCCGACCGCTACGAGGAAGCGGTAAAGCTCTACGAGAAGATGCTCACCGTAAACGCCAACTACCTGCCCGCCCTCAACAACCTAGCCTACTTGTACTCGACGAAGTTCGACAAGGCAGAGCAAGCCTTCGAGCTCGCCCAAAAAGCCCGCGAGCAGTCTCCCACCAGTCCTTACACCGCGGATACGCTCGGCTGGATTGTCTATCATCGCGGCGACTACCCATGGGCCCTTAGCTTGCTGCAAGACAGCTACAACAAGCTTTCCGACAATGCGGAGGTCGCCTACCACCTCGGCAGCGCCCGCTACCAGCTCGGACACCGCGACGCCGCAGTCCGCCTGCTCACCCAAGCCAGCTCGGACGCTTCGAATTTCACCGGCAAAGACACCGCCGAAGAATTGCTCGGTATCCTAAAGATCGATACCGACACCTATAGCGCTTCCGCAGTCAAGACCCTCGAGTCCAAGATCGCGGCCGACAAGAAGGATGCCCAAGCCCTCGCTTCCCTCGCGACCTTGCAATTGCGAAACGGAAACACCGCCCAAGCCCGCGAAGGCTTCAACCAGGCCCTCAAACTTAGCCCCGACAACGCCTTCGCCAAGGTGGGACTCGCAGAGATCCTCAGCGAAGATCCAGCCAATGCAGCCCGCATTTATACCATGGCCAGCGAGGCGAAGCAGTATCGAGCGGAAGAAACCCGAGCTCTGGCGCTGCAAGGCATCTCCTTGTCCCAGCAAGGCAAGCCAGACGCCGCCAAAACGCTGCTGCGCGGCATCGAGCTAGAAAAGCTGCCCGCAAGCTTGAAAGAACGCGTGGCAGGACTGCTGGGGAACTGA